In Vicugna pacos chromosome 10, VicPac4, whole genome shotgun sequence, the following proteins share a genomic window:
- the LOC102541256 gene encoding olfactory receptor 5W2-like — MDRGNCSSLTEFIFLGITHNTENKVTLFSMLLLVYLINLGANLGMITLIRLDSKLHTPMYFFLSHLSFCDLGYSTAVGPKMLVDIFAKNRSIPFLGCALQFLVFCTCADCECLLLAVMAYDRYKAISNPLLYTVSMSGSVCSLLVAGVYLVGMADALIHTTLAFRLCFCGSNEINHFFCDVPPLLLLSCSDTHVNEFVIFTVFGFIELSTISGVLVSYCYIILSVLKIHSAEGRCKAFSTCTSHLTAVAIFQGTLLFTYFRPSSSYSLDQDKMISLFYTLVIPMLNPLIYSLRNKDVKEALEKLKNKIWL; from the coding sequence ATGGATAGAGGGAATTGCTCGTCCTTGACTGAATTCATCTTCTTGGGAATCACTCATAACACTGAGAACAAAGTGACCCTGTTCTCCATGCTTCTACTTGTTTATCTCATTAACCTTGGGGCCAATCTTGGAATGATCACCCTAATTAGACTGGATTCCAAGCTGCACacacccatgtactttttcctcagcCACCTCTCTTTCTGTGACCTCGGCTATTCCACAGCAGTTGGCCCCAAGATGCTGGTGGACATATTTGCCAAGAACAGATCAATCCCCTTCCTTGGATGTGCCCTGCAGTTCTTGGTCTTCTGTACCTGTGCAGATTGTGAGTGCCTCCTGCTGGCCGTGATGGCCTATGACCGGTACAAGGCCATCAGCAACCCCCTGCTCTACACAGTCAGCATGTCCGGCAGCGTGTGCTCCCTGCTCGTGGCGGGGGTGTACCTGGTGGGGATGGCGGATGCTTTGATACACACGACGTTAGCCTTCCGCTTATGTTTCTGTGGCTCAAATGAGATTAACCATTTCTTCTGTGATGTTCCTCCTCTCCTATTGCTGTCTTGCTCAGATACACACGTCAATGAGTTTGTGATATTCACCGTTTTTGGCTTCATTGAACTGAGTACCATTTCAGGAGTCCTTGTCTCTTACTGTTACATTATCCTATCAGTGTTGAAGATCCACTCTGCTGAGGGGAGGTGCAAAGCTTTCTCCACCTGCACCTCCCACCTAACTGCTGTGGCCATTTTCCAGGGGACTCTGCTCTTCACATATTTCCGGCCAAGTTCTTCCTACTCTCTGGATCAAGACAAAATGATCTCATTGTTTTACACCCTTGTGATTCCCATGTTAAACCCTCTGATTTATAGCCTACggaacaaggatgtgaaagaggccttagaaaaattgaaaaataaaatatggctTTAA